A single region of the Hyphomicrobiales bacterium genome encodes:
- a CDS encoding hypothetical protein (Evidence 5 : Unknown function) produces the protein MHGEQGFTTIVGALGLMKALLRDAVCLAACPGVPAYAGSR, from the coding sequence ATGCATGGCGAGCAAGGCTTCACGACCATCGTTGGCGCGCTCGGCCTGATGAAAGCATTGCTGCGTGACGCCGTTTGCCTCGCTGCCTGTCCGGGCGTCCCGGCGTATGCAGGTTCTCGATGA